A region of Thermovibrio ammonificans HB-1 DNA encodes the following proteins:
- a CDS encoding phosphoglucomutase/phosphomannomutase family protein, whose product MIKFGTDGWRGVISREFTFDNLRKVALAHGKLLKEQGAKRVVVGYDLRFLSEEYGRFVAEIFAGMGFETVLSDGFCPTPAVSYNTKYGNFDNGVVITASHNYGKYNGYKVKESFGGAARTEFTKEIEKRIPEVESLEAPKGEPKLEDLVTPYVEGARSQIELSLFKEKSVKIVHDPMYGAQQGCFVKALVGTKAEVTEIHAYRDPLFGGKHPEPIVEENITALMEKVRALKADIGIANDGDGDRVGIVNEKGEFVNSQIVYALLLLHIIRNKGRREGVVVKTVSTGYLVDRICRKLGIELIEVPVGFKNITEVILRQKVLFGGEESGGYALVDYLPERDGLLMGLLMVEKMLAEEKSVSQMVEELFKEFGAAYYKRMDLPVTEEERKALERIKENPPKEWEGLKVSKILTIDGVKIIFEDDSWILFRPSGTEPVFRVYAETPEPKRTEKLLSWGVTLVKQR is encoded by the coding sequence ATGATAAAGTTCGGGACCGACGGCTGGAGGGGCGTAATCTCAAGGGAGTTCACATTCGATAACCTGAGGAAAGTTGCCCTTGCCCACGGAAAACTACTCAAAGAGCAGGGGGCCAAAAGGGTTGTTGTAGGGTACGACCTTCGGTTCCTCTCGGAAGAGTACGGAAGGTTCGTTGCAGAGATATTCGCCGGAATGGGGTTCGAAACGGTTCTCTCAGACGGGTTCTGCCCCACGCCTGCAGTATCCTACAACACAAAATACGGAAACTTCGACAACGGCGTTGTAATAACGGCATCCCACAACTACGGAAAGTACAACGGCTACAAAGTTAAAGAGAGCTTCGGAGGGGCCGCACGAACCGAATTCACAAAAGAGATAGAGAAACGCATACCCGAAGTTGAAAGCCTTGAAGCTCCGAAGGGAGAGCCCAAACTCGAAGACCTCGTAACCCCCTACGTTGAAGGGGCCAGAAGCCAGATAGAGCTCTCACTCTTTAAAGAAAAAAGCGTGAAAATAGTCCACGACCCCATGTACGGAGCCCAGCAGGGCTGTTTCGTCAAAGCGCTGGTGGGGACAAAGGCGGAAGTTACCGAAATCCACGCCTACAGAGACCCCCTCTTCGGAGGTAAACACCCCGAGCCGATAGTAGAGGAGAACATCACGGCCCTTATGGAGAAAGTAAGGGCCCTGAAGGCCGACATAGGCATAGCAAACGACGGAGACGGCGACAGGGTCGGAATAGTAAACGAAAAGGGGGAATTCGTAAACTCTCAGATAGTTTACGCCCTGCTACTGCTCCACATCATAAGGAACAAGGGCAGAAGGGAAGGAGTGGTTGTAAAAACCGTAAGTACCGGCTACCTGGTAGATAGAATCTGCCGCAAACTGGGAATAGAGCTTATAGAGGTTCCCGTAGGCTTCAAAAACATCACAGAGGTAATCCTCCGGCAGAAAGTCCTGTTCGGAGGCGAGGAGAGCGGCGGCTACGCCCTTGTAGACTACCTGCCCGAAAGGGACGGGCTGCTGATGGGCCTCTTAATGGTAGAGAAAATGCTTGCAGAGGAAAAGAGCGTATCCCAAATGGTAGAGGAGCTCTTCAAAGAGTTCGGCGCCGCCTACTACAAACGCATGGACCTTCCGGTAACAGAGGAAGAGAGGAAAGCCCTCGAGAGGATAAAGGAGAACCCGCCGAAAGAGTGGGAAGGGCTAAAAGTTTCAAAAATTTTAACGATAGATGGAGTTAAGATTATCTTCGAGGACGACTCCTGGATACTCTTCAGGCCGTCTGGAACGGAGCCGGTATTTAGAGTCTACGCCGAAACTCCGGAGCCGAAAAGGACCGAGAAGCTCCTCAGCTGGGGAGTAACCTTGGTTAAACAGCGTTAG
- a CDS encoding TIGR00725 family protein gives METVSVIGDGTAPPESELYRVAVKVGRLIAEKGYALVTGGLFGVMEGASKGAKEASGLVVGILPHYEELSNPFIDIKIPTGLGHARNVIVVSTSRTVVAIGGGYGTLSEIGHALKMGKRVLGYKTWGVKGIENYESLDDFLNALSNAI, from the coding sequence ATGGAAACAGTTTCCGTAATAGGAGACGGCACGGCCCCTCCAGAGAGCGAACTCTACAGGGTGGCCGTTAAAGTCGGCCGCCTGATAGCCGAAAAAGGGTACGCCCTCGTTACCGGGGGGCTCTTCGGCGTAATGGAAGGAGCCTCTAAAGGAGCGAAAGAGGCCAGCGGCCTCGTAGTGGGCATACTTCCCCACTACGAGGAGCTCTCCAATCCCTTTATAGACATTAAAATTCCCACTGGGCTGGGCCACGCCAGAAATGTTATAGTAGTCTCAACGTCAAGGACCGTAGTGGCTATCGGCGGGGGATACGGGACCCTCAGCGAGATAGGACACGCCCTCAAAATGGGCAAAAGAGTGTTGGGCTACAAAACCTGGGGTGTTAAAGGAATTGAAAACTATGAAAGCCTTGACGATTTTCTTAACGCTCTTTCTAACGCTATTTAG
- a CDS encoding DUF445 family protein, producing MVEKILPPAIGAFIGYFTNYLAIKMLFWPRRPYYLFGIKLPLTPGLIPSKREKLAEAIGKVVKENLLTEETLRKRLNEERVRESLTQLVDSFLKELSRNVEGYVTEFLRKVEDKPLKEFVEPSLVKEKGEELLNTLLNKLNGKEVRELLPESLQRELEALIDEKLEEAAEYLAQQVKKPEFQELIYTVVRENVERLQAVVPFLPPAVYETVTERITGLVVGAVEKNASNPEFKAKVSKWLWKKTQELLSRKVKIEGKTRKRLEKLLEEALTERVEELSSKPLKELPAVENFIRGELAKLIGNLLEKHGREISEMAAEKLLQVIEAELPVIMESLDVENLVKERINSLPIEEVEQIVLRLIADELKYITLLGGVLGAIIGAVQIII from the coding sequence TTGGTTGAGAAAATACTGCCTCCGGCCATTGGCGCATTCATAGGGTACTTCACCAACTACCTGGCCATAAAGATGCTCTTCTGGCCGAGGAGGCCTTACTACCTGTTCGGCATAAAGCTGCCGCTGACCCCGGGGCTCATCCCCTCAAAGAGGGAGAAGCTTGCAGAGGCCATAGGAAAAGTGGTCAAAGAGAACCTGTTAACCGAAGAGACCTTAAGGAAAAGGCTAAACGAGGAGAGGGTAAGGGAGAGTTTAACTCAGCTTGTCGACTCCTTCCTGAAGGAGCTATCAAGAAACGTTGAAGGGTACGTTACAGAGTTCCTCAGGAAAGTAGAAGACAAACCATTAAAGGAGTTCGTAGAGCCCTCGCTGGTAAAGGAGAAGGGAGAGGAGCTCCTCAATACTCTCTTAAATAAACTCAACGGGAAAGAGGTTAGAGAGCTTCTCCCCGAAAGCCTCCAGAGGGAATTAGAGGCCCTGATAGACGAAAAACTCGAAGAGGCGGCAGAGTATCTGGCCCAACAGGTGAAAAAGCCCGAGTTCCAGGAGCTCATCTACACCGTAGTGAGGGAAAACGTAGAGAGACTCCAGGCGGTTGTGCCTTTCCTGCCTCCGGCCGTTTACGAAACGGTAACGGAGAGAATAACCGGGCTCGTTGTGGGGGCGGTTGAGAAGAACGCATCGAACCCGGAGTTCAAGGCCAAAGTCTCCAAGTGGCTCTGGAAGAAAACCCAGGAACTCCTCAGCAGAAAAGTGAAAATCGAAGGGAAAACCAGGAAGAGACTCGAGAAGCTCCTGGAAGAGGCCCTCACAGAGCGGGTAGAGGAGCTCTCCTCAAAACCCTTAAAGGAGCTCCCGGCAGTTGAGAACTTCATCCGCGGGGAGCTCGCGAAGCTCATAGGCAACCTCCTCGAGAAACACGGCAGGGAGATATCGGAGATGGCAGCGGAGAAGCTCCTGCAGGTGATAGAGGCGGAGCTCCCTGTAATAATGGAATCCCTCGACGTTGAAAACTTAGTGAAGGAGAGGATAAACTCTCTACCGATAGAGGAAGTGGAGCAGATAGTCCTCAGGCTGATAGCAGACGAGCTCAAATACATTACACTATTAGGGGGAGTCCTCGGCGCCATAATAGGGGCCGTTCAGATAATAATCTAA
- a CDS encoding KaiC domain-containing protein: MAEHFSEREPKVMKDYIYVLGEAVKKAPKLKGVPTGVKGLDDLFFKVEIEEGKPVRKPLGGIPEYAVVNLTGMPDTGKSLMAEQFTIKQASMGQKVCFVTVESPANFVAAGLKERAAAMGVNFEEIEDNIILIDAASNSRLRDDIPTMLDTLAYVYRTYKCHRTVIDSITGLYEAKEMLARSIVRAFFNFMKKWYQTAIFVSQKRSGHDELSAEAAGGYAVGHIVDCSMVLSKEILLSPSRARAFKKELGDILRLFRIDGCRLCGHDTRLHLMEINELGLVEIKEPLVEYLKGRK; the protein is encoded by the coding sequence ATGGCAGAGCACTTCTCAGAGAGAGAACCGAAAGTTATGAAAGACTACATATACGTGCTCGGGGAGGCCGTCAAAAAGGCCCCCAAACTCAAAGGTGTCCCCACTGGCGTAAAAGGGCTCGACGACCTCTTTTTCAAAGTGGAGATTGAAGAAGGCAAGCCCGTAAGAAAACCCTTAGGAGGCATCCCCGAGTACGCGGTGGTAAACCTCACCGGCATGCCCGACACCGGCAAAAGCCTCATGGCAGAGCAGTTCACAATAAAACAGGCATCAATGGGGCAGAAGGTCTGCTTTGTAACGGTTGAAAGCCCGGCAAACTTCGTTGCCGCCGGCCTAAAAGAGAGAGCAGCGGCAATGGGGGTAAACTTCGAAGAGATAGAGGACAACATCATACTCATAGATGCCGCAAGCAACTCCCGACTCAGAGACGACATCCCAACAATGCTCGACACCTTGGCCTACGTATACAGAACCTACAAGTGCCACAGAACCGTCATAGACTCCATAACGGGGCTCTACGAAGCCAAAGAGATGCTCGCCCGCTCCATAGTAAGGGCCTTCTTCAACTTTATGAAGAAGTGGTACCAAACGGCCATCTTTGTTTCCCAAAAGCGTAGCGGCCACGACGAGCTCTCGGCAGAGGCGGCCGGAGGCTACGCCGTAGGGCACATAGTAGACTGCTCGATGGTCCTATCCAAGGAAATCCTGCTCTCGCCGAGCAGAGCACGGGCCTTTAAAAAGGAGCTGGGAGACATTCTGCGGCTGTTCAGAATAGACGGATGTAGGCTGTGCGGCCACGACACGAGACTTCACCTGATGGAGATAAACGAGCTGGGCCTTGTAGAGATAAAAGAACCGCTTGTGGAGTACCTTAAGGGAAGGAAGTAA